CCGTCTCCCCTCCTGGCTCTCCGCTCCATCAGATCAGCTCCAGCAAGGGTGTGAGCCAGGCCGGCAGTGCTCTGTGGAGGCCCTGGTAGGATGGAGGCAGCATCTCCTCCTCACAGATAGAGAACTAAGTCTGTGAACGTCATGGACAGAAAGTTGAGGACTCATTGAAGTCTGTTTTCGTTTGCTTTGCCTGGAGATTCAATAATGTTGAGTGTTTTACTAGTGTGGCGAAATGGGCACAACGTGCCAGTATTCCTTTGGAAGTAGTGAAATGATCAGGTTCTACTGAACATGTACACCGTGTGTATACGCATTATACGCTTTACATTTGCATTAGTACAGTGCCTACTCTTGTTCCTGTggggaaaaatacatttgtttgtttgttttgcaaacGTCACTGAATTGTATTGTTGTAAACCCACATTGGGTTGAAACTGTTTTAGTGTCTGAGACAGTGTTTGATTTATCTAACTGTCTATCTGTGATACGAAGTATCACTGACTGATACATGTCATCAGCTGAGTGCTGATCAATCGACTACATCCCTTAACTGATCCCATGGATTCACCTTGACTGTAAATCTTATTATGATTATACCTAATTATGACTATATGTAACCATTATTTGGCCTATGTGTGAAGGAGTGTTGAACCTGTTAACTGTTTAGTTGTAATGTTCAttatagatgtttttttcatcttcaagTGAATACCTTTTATAAAGGCATGTTATGTTGATATCTTAAAGAATCTGTTGATTTGCTTCCTTGAGAAGTTTGCCTTTgaacttgaaaaataaatgggAAACTTCACATGAAGttttacaaacataaacaatagTAGCGTCTTTCCTTTTTCCATAAAACTGGAGTGCTGAATGTACATATAAAGTCATACATAagaatgattgaatgaattaTCAACGAATAGGAGAGCAGGTAGAGTTTGTGTTCTGGTCAGCGTTTGGAAATAGAAATATATCCAGTCACACCAAAGAGTTTATCAGCACAGCAGCTCCACTAttgtgccttgctcaagggaaCAACGCCATAGAAATCAAGGTTAGATTCCTGTAGCAGTCTTCTTGGATAAATACTTTGTCAGGTAATCATAGCATAAGTCCgtgtattcatattttaacaGTGTACAACCATTGCATAGTTTGTTTTGAAGAATAATTTCAAGAATTGAAGAAAGCCCAAATTCTTCagtaaacaatttttttttatttattctgctaccaaagcatatatatatatatatgtatgtatatatatatatatacatctgtTTTGATGTACACTGATTTGTTTGCAGTGTGGATTATTCATTTTTAGCACCACATATCTGAATGACCTGATTTTACTTCAACAAATGAGACCAAAAAAACCTGAATGttcagaaatagaaataatgtTACTTAGGGAAAGTTTTTACTTCTTATCTTAATGGTTGCCCCAGTATTTCCCTCGGggatcattaaagtttcatctcATCTGACCTCACTGGGGCACAGGTGTTCATAAAGTGGAAGAACTGTGGTGACACCCCGCACACATGACCCACTtctgttgtggtggtggtgacaTGCTGTCTCGTGCTTGAATTATGTCTCAAGTGCCACAAAAGTCTTTCACAACtatttgtgtgtgcaaaagTTGTGGAGAATGTGGCATGCCTGGGACTTTCTCAGGGTCTCGTTGTCCAGGCCAGATGGTCTGGCTGAAGCTGCCTCCCCCTTCAACAGGAGATCAAACACCGTAGCTAATGTGATGTGTAACAAGACACACTTCTATTGTTCCCGTCTGGGGGCCAGTGAATAGGCACAGAGTGTGGGAAACGGGAGATATCACACTCACAGAGAGATGGCTGACGGGAAGCCGCTCTGCGCCGCCGCGGGTCTGAGCGACGGCCGAGACTTTATGGCAGGAATTCAGAGCTCTCAGGCTGCTGGTGGGAGGGGAActcatcttcacacacacttgtaGACAAAGACCCCCAGCAGCCGTGCAGTGCACACTAACTTTCAGAGGAGGCACATATTCACACAAACGTGCACAATGAAATCAATGGAGGGGACAGATAATGAGCCAAACATGGACGTGACTTCATAGATGaattaagaaagagagagatgtttaCTTACATATACcttaatatgaaaatgtacaaaaacaagtactagaaatgaaaaggatatttgaaatgaaatgatttgtCATTCTACTTCAGGTTATTTTCTACAGTTTCTAAGTCACGTATTTGAATGCGCTAGTATTTGTGTTGTGGCATTTCTACTCTGAACAAATGAAATCTTTGAGCGCTTCTTTCAGCATGTGTAGTTGAATGTCTGAAACCTTAAATTAAGAGAGTCAACACAGGCCAAAGGCAGACAGGCTGCTCTGTGCCAGGCAGTGAAGCCAGTTGACTTGATTTTTCCCAGATGGACCGAGACACAGAGTTTCTGTTTGTCCTGCAACAAAAGATCAATTAACATTCCCAGTGGAGCATCGAGGAGCGGCATGGCTTTTGTAGCTCATTTACCCTGATGTTGAGGACTGGTGGGAAACTGGGGAGACGGGACTACTCACACTGCAACCACAAGGCCGGCTTCACATCTGGGGCCAGCCAGTGACAGAGGCCCTCAGAGGCACACTGCCAGCAGCTCATAATGCCATTGCCTTGACTCTAATTTGACAGAGTTCATTTAAGACAGGGTCTGCAGACCTTTAGGGGAAGTTAGACAAGAGCCTATGATGAGAGATTGTCTACTTTTTTCAGCAGAACTAAGTGACTAAtatgtgacaaaaacacaacattaatcCAAATGTGATCCGTCTCACCACACGTCATTCAACATGCAGAACAGTGACTGAATAAAATCCTTACAAAACAtggaaactaaataaatgaaatattcataattGAAAAGTTTGCTATCATGTTCAATACCAAAATAACTGACAgttctttaaaaatcaataatagACTTATCATTTTGCAATATAAAGGGAGCACTTCTAATGTTACAGGTGTCTTTAACACTGACAGCTATGTTAGGCCACTTGGGAATATCATTTTGTAAAGTAATATAAAGGCATATTCTTCATATTCATGACTTGTTCCCAATAACTGCCTTAGATCAGTGTCTCTCTTCCGGTTATTGCAGTCTTTCTTCTGTGGCAAACTCTGGCGTTTTGGACACAAAAAGTGAAACGTAACATTAGGCAGCAGGCTGATGgtggaaaatgaaatgatgtcACTCTTTAACATTGACGACCTCCTACCTGCTGCTTCATTTCTCTTGCAGATAATCTTCGTAAGCTTAAACATTttggtcaaaatgtttttttgttcttttttctgttcacCTGTTCCACTGGGCCTGAGTCTGGACaacagtttcagtttcagaTGCTTCTGTCTGCTACTAAAATGCTTTTTGGAGGAGGAGAGCTTGTTaggagagaagatgaaagcCTGCCgcttatattgttttattgcagtGAAGCATTTGGTCCTTAATGCACTTACCCCCCTTTGAAGGCACACACTTTTGTGTGCCTCACCTTCCATTATTCTACATCTAAAAATTGAATTTAGACCTTCAGTCCATGATTCATTCTCTGATGGCTGCTTGATAACATGTTAATTACCTGTTGCTTATCTTGGGAAACATGCCTCGCACAGATACAAGCTCTCTGAGTTATTGACATGTCTTCCATTGTTGCACTGGGAGTCCCACTGGTCAGAGTGTGGGAACCCCAGCCCTGCCTGAGCCACATGGCTTTGTTATGCTAATCTCTCAGTATAAAATGAGGAGCAGCCCCTCCAGGGGCATCAGAGCTACCACTGCAGTCCACGCTTACTTCACCTGCACAGACATGGCTCCTTGCTCATCCAACTACTCCTCTATTCACCACATCAGGATCTCTGAGAAAGACAACATCAAAGTAAGTACTGCCGTTGAATTTAAGGGCTTTGCATCAGCTTTTATGGTTAAATTGTGcacatttttgttgatttaaattgtgttttttgttgatttcaATCATGAGCTTACCTATCTGTCTCTTCTTCCACAGTTGAGAAAACCTTTTGTGGAGAAAATGCGCAGAGATCGCATCAACAGCTGCATCGAGCAACTCAAGATCATCCTGGAGAAGGAGTTCCACCAGCAGGAGCCCAACTCCAAGCTGGAGAAAGCCGACATCCTGGAGATGACTGTGAGCTTCCtgaggcagcagctgcagtcgGGCCTCTGTAAAAGCGAATACAACCAAGGCTTCTCTAACTGCTGGAGGGACTCTGTGCACTTCCTCTCTGCTGGATCCAACACAGAGGCCTCTGTCACTCCTCTGCAggtcctccagcagcaggagcagaagCTTCATCAGGCCCAGAGAGCAAGCAGTTCCTCCCCAGTCTGCTCCACCCTCAGACCCACCACCCTgcaggacagcagcagcagcagaggcccTGTTTGGAGGCCTTGGTAGAGGCtttgacacacagacactctgAGACCTGAGGGGACTCTCCCTCACTATGTAGGAAATATATTTCCAGCCAGCTCATTCATGATGGGTTTCCTTATTGTCTCGTCACATTGATGGACAAGTAGTAAACGTGAAGGCTCTCACTTATTTGAAGGTTGTCGTGCTTTAACTTTGATTCACATTTGATGTTTGCCTTTCCTTTGAGTTTAAAGCTGGAGGTTGATTTTGATTGATGACGGTTTTGTCAGATCTTGTGAAATGACTGTTTACTCCAGTGGAGTTTATCTGTGGACTTGATGTAACGGTATCTGCCGTACTGTGTTATACTGACAGCTACTGTTGAGAATATTTCTCTTCTGGTTTGAATGCCAAATTGTATGtatgtggatgatgatgatggtgtgtATGTTGTAAATGGATGttcatgttaacatttttgttgCTATCCCATTTAAGCTCTTAAAATGCAATTCTAACACTatgacaattaaaaataaaaagatacaatcaataaaaaaacactgattccacttttttttttaattaaccaaGCATAACTATTCATATTGTTATTTGGAAATGTGAAGTAATGTCTCTTTATGAGGataactttcctttttttaattaaataaaatgttcatacCATTTTGGATCCTTTTCATGATAAACTTCTTTATAAACTATGACAATGTTAAGGGGGGGGGATCAGTATCTGTGGCTGTTGCAGGTAATAAACCCGTCCGATtacatacctgtctgtctgtgtctgtctacTGCTCGTCATTAGAGTCTACCTCAAGCTACTGGCTCAACAGCCGTGGGCACTAACAATAGCCACGTGCTTTTTTACGGTCATTATGATGTGTTTACGTTCATTATTCTATATTTGGGGGAGGGGGTTGGAGGGAGGCTTGTTTGCCGACTTAGCGACTCTCTTGCTGGATTCAGTGTCTTTTGGAGCTCGTGCTGCCAACTGCTTTCTTTGGACAAGAGTTGTCAACACTGGGCTGGTTTTAGACTGGATACTCCGAATACATGTTACTCTTGTTGGTGTCTCCAATGTCTTACTTACCTATTTCCAATAAACAGCATGTTTTCACATCAATAAAGGAACATCTATCTACATACTgctttacaaaataataaacatcataCACAAACGACCTGCATTTAgttaaatactttttccttTATTAAAGGCAAATAAGTCACAACAGACAAGTTCAGTAAACCACTTATAATTtgacatacattttaaacttgAGAACAagttaataaatattattttcagttaCATAAAGGAACCAAACCGTAATAATAACCTCACTGTGAGGCATAAGGACACTGTAATATTGTTTCACGAAAAGAAGCAGTGTTGCTCATGTGACGTGAAAGATCGACAGTATGCATTTGTGATTAAGAGCAAAGAATCCCTCTTACGTATCTTTCATCAAtatgatgaaacattaaaaacactcaTGAGAGAACCGGCtggaaaaatgttttcctaCATAGTGAGGGACAGTCCCCTCAGGCCTGAATGTCAGACATGCGTTCATCGCatactttttccttttacatttgGTAAATACTGCAGCTGTCCTTACAAAGTACGTATTGATTGCATACATTATGCATTCAATGGGAACATGCTTCTTTGTCATAATATTACAtgtttgaccctcttgctcatatatctgctCAGTAGCAGGTTGTTGCTCAGAATAGCCTGAAGAGCATGCTGGATGCACACTGCAAAATGTGAATGGCTGAAGTAAGACATTCTGGTATATTTGGCATACTGCATATGACATGCAACGCATTTGGACATACAAAATCTGTTTCTGGCATAAtaaatagtatggtagtatCGGTATTGGAATGCACGGAGAGTCTCTACCAAGGCCTCCACACGgggcctctgctgctgctgctgctgtcctgcAGCGTTGTGGGCCTGGGAGTGGAGCAAACTGGGGAATAGCTGCTGGCTCTCTGGGCCTGAtggagctgctggagacccTGCAGAGGAGTCACAGAGAAGCCTTGGTTGTATTCGCTTTTACAGAGGCCcgactgcagctgctgcctcaGGAAGCTCACAGTCATCTCCAGGATGTCGGCTTTCTCCAGCTTGGAGTTGGGCTCCTGCTGGTGGAACTCCTTCTCCAGGATGATCTTGAGTTGCTCGATGCAGCTGTTGATGCGATCTCTGCGCCTTTTCTCCACAAAAGGTTTTCTCAACTGTGGAAAAGGAGACAAGTAAGTTAGCACATAATTCAAATCAGCAATAACCAATCAGACATTTCTTCTGCACAAGCTGATGCAAAGCCTTTCAAATCTAGTACTTactttgatgttgtttttctcagagATCCTGATGTGGTGAATAGAGGAGTAGTTGGAAGAGCAGGGAGCCATGTTCGTGGAGGTGAGGTTAGCAGCTTCTTCAGGCTGAAACTGAAAGCTCTGACCTCTCAGGAGGAGCCACTCTTCATTTTATAGTGAGCTATTAGCATAACAAAGCCAGGAAGGGCTGGGATTTGTTACAATAGGACACACATCAATAACTCGGAGGTGAAGCAATCACAGGCTGACCATTGGAGATAAACCATTCCCAAGATGTATATCAGACTGAGAATGATGTGCTGTCAGTCTCTGGTCAGGAGCTGTTGCTTATCTCACACTGCAGTCACACAGGGGAACACAGGCAGCATCTCCTcatgttaataattaaatagGATTAAATGCATTGCTGGTTTCCAGGGTAAAGGTATTGAAAGTAGGCATGCTATTATTGATTGTATTGGCCGTGTGAAACTAAGACATTTCTTCAATTTAATACAGTATTTTGGATATTTAGGACTTTTGCTCATTTTGTCGCTTCAACGTGTTCGCAAAAGGTCAAAAAACCTCATCAATATACATCTCCTATATTTCAGTCTATATCCACAATTTTACACAAACTAATAATGATGCGAGGACTTTTATGATAATTGCAATATTACTTAATTATGCCAAACAGACTCAGTGTAATGGCATCTAGTATGTTGTCTTGTAGACtgtgatttgttgttcacagtttttgtttgtattgtatttggTGTCCTGTTGTAGTCTCTCGGTAGAACATTCTGATCACTGTATCTGTACTACTGTATTGGTCACACAAACTGACCAAAAGTCTGAAAGATGGTTCAAGCTTTTAATATCcagataaaaaacacatgtttttaatattgaGTTATggtgaatatcatttttttcaaaatgaaatggatGGAGAAGCTTGTCAAAAGAATTCCTGAGATCTTCCCCACAGCACACTGCTCTGGTCCTTGGTGTGCTGACACTAAAACTCCTGCTTGTTCACCCATGGCACACTTCTATTGTTGACCGAGGGTATTAAGCCGCCAGTGGACAGGGAGACTGTGGGAAAACCAAGCTTGGACTCTACTCACACATCTAATGGTCAATAGCCCTGACCTCCCAGCCACAAAAGGCCctttcatgtctcctctcaaaCAACAGCTAAcagcagcactgtgtgtgtgtgtgtgtgtgtgtgtgtgtgtgtgtgtgtgtgtgtgtgtgtgtgtgtgtgtgtgtgtgtgtgtgtgtgtgtgtgtgtgtgtgtgtgtgtgtgtgcctttatTTGATATGCACTGAGAGTTTACGTCATGCAGTACTGAAACTTTTCTTTCTGTGACCAGCTGCCACTTCCTTCAAATATGATCATGTCACTTGCTTTATCGACCTTAACTGacatttatgaattaaaaaagcattatatgtctttaaaaaagaaaaatctcaaaACAACAGTCAGACTATCTTTTTTTCAGTAGATATTCTTGTTGAAGATTTGATTTCAGGATTTTGATTgatgacctttttttgtttttaaccatttattttcagtttcaaataTTCTGTAAACAAATGAGACTTCCTCAGAAACATTAAATGGTGCCATACTTGTGGACATTTTCTTCaggctttttttcttgaaacaaaaatcacatttcaagCATCAGTGcccccaaataaataaatgtatttatttattgtaatttcttATTATAATGattgtgtctgactgtgtgCTTGATTAAGATTATTATTTACTTGTCACATAATGTTTGGTTTATGAATCAATGCAAGGAAATGAGAATTGCCATACTATTTAAATGCCAGAAAAATAATTAGTATGTCGCAATACATAGTTTTGACACAGCAGACATTCTGATATGTAACAGAATTAACAATAAAGTTAATGATGGATAAATGATATTGCCTCAGGGTCAGGGTCCTGTACTTATACAACAGTGTCCCCGTTAGGAGACATTGAACATGAGAAACAATAACAGCATGCAGGTTTCTGATGATCTGTGTGCAGTTTGTGTGGAGGTGTATATAAGTATTCTGGCTAGTGTTTCCTTCTGAAACTAGGATCACGAGGTTCACATGCACAATCcatcactgtcacactgtcatgacTTTCTGGGACACttgaaaagaacagagacattATTAATGTTAAGTTACAtctgtgtcaaaatgtctgctgtggaaAAGGCTTATTGAATCCCTGACgctttttaatttgattgtcTGTTGTGTAGCACAGTGTTATCTATGAAGGCAAATCAGTGTCCAATGTGAGAGCCCAAATGAGATGCCAGATGAGTTGTGTTTAGTGGCGGAGTGAAAACCATCTCTATTGCGCCACCTAGCGTCTGTATCGGGAGTGATACCCGGCCCTAGATTCAGCTGAACAAATGACTGGAACTATAATAAGTAATCAAAATACGAATTTATTGTGATTAAACAATTCATGGATGCCCAAAGATACATTAACATGTTCATCAGTTTTTATCAAACCTAGCATTAGTAGCTCCAAGATAAGTTAAGGTAGATCTTACCAACGCAGACACAAAGATAAGGTTTATCAAGGTGTTTTCTGTTCCCCTACACTGACCAGTCAAGTACAATTATTTATACACGTACAGTTCATGTTTTAAACTCAGttgttaaatcattttaaaagagaCACTCAACCTGTGTTGTTCCAGTTATTATACCTGGTATCATCATACAATTCATCTATTTTCAtcaactgaaataaatacaatccTCATTGTTTGCTCATGGTATACATTTGAATACAGTTCTGGAAATGGGTAGGAGTGTTCAATTGCGGCCTCAGGGCAATAATATAAATTT
The sequence above is a segment of the Anoplopoma fimbria isolate UVic2021 breed Golden Eagle Sablefish chromosome 12, Afim_UVic_2022, whole genome shotgun sequence genome. Coding sequences within it:
- the LOC129100388 gene encoding transcription factor HES-5-like — protein: MAPCSSNYSSIHHIRISEKNNIKLRKPFVEKRRRDRINSCIEQLKIILEKEFHQQEPNSKLEKADILEMTVSFLRQQLQSGLCKSEYNQGFSVTPLQGLQQLHQAQRASSYSPVCSTPRPTTLQDSSSSSRGPVWRPW
- the her12 gene encoding hairy-related 12, whose product is MAPCSSNYSSIHHIRISEKDNIKLRKPFVEKMRRDRINSCIEQLKIILEKEFHQQEPNSKLEKADILEMTVSFLRQQLQSGLCKSEYNQGFSNCWRDSVHFLSAGSNTEASVTPLQVLQQQEQKLHQAQRASSSSPVCSTLRPTTLQDSSSSRGPVWRPW